The following proteins come from a genomic window of Kitasatospora sp. NBC_01246:
- a CDS encoding HNH endonuclease codes for MPHVLVLNASYEPLGVVSMRRALILVLNHKAVSLEDSGVTLHSATSALPAPSVVRLTRFVRVPFCGPVPLTRRALFARDHGRCVYCGAAATSVDHVIPRSRGGQHRWDNVVAACRRCNHTKADRHLTELGWRMKRPPAPPSGLAWRIIGTGIKDPRWRPYLEPYGGGDQLHAPQWAEYEHHDHTEAAHALPLTRAHGAHAAPVRRGEQAEPLSA; via the coding sequence GTGCCGCACGTCCTGGTCCTCAACGCGTCCTACGAGCCGCTCGGCGTCGTATCGATGCGCCGCGCACTCATCCTGGTCCTCAACCACAAGGCGGTCAGCCTGGAGGACTCGGGAGTCACTCTGCACAGCGCCACCAGCGCCCTTCCGGCGCCGTCCGTCGTCCGTCTGACCCGCTTCGTCCGGGTCCCGTTCTGCGGGCCGGTCCCGCTCACCCGCCGGGCGCTGTTCGCCCGTGACCACGGCCGCTGCGTCTACTGCGGGGCCGCCGCCACCAGCGTCGACCACGTCATCCCGCGCAGCCGGGGCGGCCAGCACCGGTGGGACAACGTGGTGGCAGCCTGCCGCCGCTGCAACCACACCAAGGCCGACCGCCACCTCACCGAACTCGGCTGGCGGATGAAGCGCCCGCCCGCCCCGCCCAGCGGCCTGGCCTGGCGCATCATCGGCACCGGGATCAAGGATCCGCGCTGGCGGCCCTACCTGGAGCCGTACGGCGGCGGCGACCAGCTGCACGCCCCGCAGTGGGCCGAGTACGAGCACCACGACCATACCGAGGCCGCGCACGCGCTGCCGCTCACCCGGGCGCACGGCGCCCACGCCGCCCCCGTCCGCCGCGGTGAGCAGGCCGAACCGCTCTCCGCCTGA
- a CDS encoding beta-N-acetylglucosaminidase domain-containing protein → MQARVSVAAGRRLRQQLEQSPALRDVLQHPAALAARRATARTCRQLAPRTADRLIADLKGTEPLLASVRAERARAWTPSRRRTLQVAATLSAAAVVGGLLVSGPAAYAYSPGPDVVSTAAQTPLGSVSNPQVFPRPQEQSVAGRPVTVPAAVTLVTSAKADHGAVDTVREVLGVAGATTVTPQAEAGTPAAGSLVVYVGGPAEEAGGEVDRALRELTAAAGGKDGGAPSTAGMPAGGYVLSAGQLPAPGGGTYGVVVLAGADQAGTFYAAQSMRQLLAAVPAGQGQAPGAAGLGLPGITLRDWPSGAPVRGTAEAFYGTPWSQQQRLDQLDFLGRSKQNFYLYAPGDDPYRLSRWRDAYPAARAEDLKALTARAGANHVTAGYAIDPGQSFCYSSAKDADALVAKLDGLRALGFTAFQLQFLDVSYDEWHCGDDRSKYGTGPAAAAKAQAELAAKVQDRLIAKHPGLAPLSVVPTEYHQQGSTPYRKALAAALPAGVQVAWSGVGVIPEKITGAQAAETAELYGHPLVTMDNYPVNDANPDRLFLGAYTGRDAEVATRSAVMLTGAMEQPVASRIALATAGDFAWNPGGYKPEDSWQAALRSLAGPAGATAAPAGAVLASVTALAGNSSSSPLSKEESGYLNPLLERFWATAEPNAGAAPDLARLIEAAAPLRESFAAMAGAQQTLSATPATAPLAAEAGAWLAPLRDYGLAGQAALDMLLAQRGGDGAAAWRARVELNKLREQLAQSPATVGAGVLGPFLERAVRAADNWAGVVGGGAAPTTTLGTAHDHLPALMTDGVADTFYWSSAPPQPGDSVGLDLGGGRPVGSVTVLMGSWGSGPDGQNALDDYIHDGVLEYSTGEGGWKQLAQVRNQKSVTAQLPGGAVVRGVRLRATAAQKTAVAVREFTVTAPDEAPASVTGGPAALPGASAGAVLDGNPDTAYRAATAPTAADEPLTVELGAARPLDRLTVLTDPTVRASATVSVRRADGSWAEIGTVQPGYNELPAGGQSADAFRLAWKPGGEPPVVNQVIPWYADAPAARLSLADAALDVVTGAAAPVQARAMIEAGRPEGAVGELRTEVPAVAKGLTVAPASGVSVPRGGRVGVPLLISAAPGTPSGTYQVPVQFVTGSTTVRQVLQVHVVPPTGGPDLAGTAKAASSADETSAFPASAVADGDPKSRWSSPAKDDAWVQLELPKAAHLGSAVLHWQAAYASSYKIQASADGVSWTTVATVDDGKGGNETVRFDAPDAKFLRVQGVARATKYGYSLWGVELYAVTDPATAGQPATTPGTPAVPATPAVPAAPPATTAPVTPSGSPSQKP, encoded by the coding sequence GTGCAAGCCCGAGTGTCCGTCGCCGCGGGGCGGCGGTTGAGGCAGCAGCTGGAGCAGAGTCCGGCGCTGCGGGACGTGTTGCAGCACCCGGCGGCGCTGGCGGCGCGGCGGGCGACGGCGCGGACGTGCCGTCAGCTGGCGCCCCGGACGGCGGACCGGCTGATCGCGGATCTCAAGGGCACGGAGCCGCTGCTGGCGTCAGTGCGGGCCGAGCGGGCCCGGGCCTGGACGCCGAGCCGGCGCCGGACGCTGCAGGTGGCGGCGACGCTCTCGGCCGCGGCCGTGGTCGGCGGGCTGCTGGTGAGCGGCCCGGCCGCGTACGCCTACAGCCCCGGGCCGGACGTGGTGAGCACCGCGGCGCAGACGCCGCTGGGCAGTGTGAGCAACCCTCAGGTCTTCCCGCGGCCGCAGGAGCAGAGCGTGGCCGGCAGGCCGGTCACGGTGCCCGCCGCGGTGACGCTGGTGACCTCGGCGAAGGCGGACCACGGCGCGGTGGACACCGTGCGCGAGGTGCTGGGCGTGGCCGGGGCCACCACGGTGACGCCGCAGGCGGAGGCCGGGACGCCGGCCGCCGGATCGCTGGTGGTCTACGTCGGCGGACCGGCCGAGGAGGCCGGCGGCGAGGTCGACCGGGCGCTGCGCGAACTGACCGCGGCGGCCGGCGGCAAGGACGGCGGTGCGCCCTCCACGGCGGGGATGCCGGCCGGCGGGTACGTGCTCTCGGCAGGCCAGCTGCCGGCCCCGGGCGGCGGGACGTACGGCGTGGTGGTGCTGGCCGGGGCCGACCAGGCGGGCACCTTCTACGCGGCGCAGAGCATGCGCCAGCTGCTGGCCGCCGTACCGGCCGGACAGGGGCAGGCGCCGGGCGCGGCCGGTCTCGGGCTGCCCGGGATCACGCTGCGCGACTGGCCGTCCGGCGCACCGGTGCGCGGTACCGCGGAGGCGTTCTACGGCACCCCGTGGAGCCAGCAGCAGCGCCTCGACCAGCTGGACTTCCTGGGCCGCTCCAAGCAGAACTTCTACCTCTACGCCCCCGGTGACGACCCGTACCGGCTCTCCCGCTGGCGCGACGCCTACCCGGCGGCCCGGGCCGAGGACCTCAAGGCGCTGACCGCCCGGGCCGGGGCGAACCACGTGACGGCCGGCTACGCGATCGACCCGGGGCAGTCGTTCTGCTACAGCTCGGCCAAGGACGCGGACGCGCTGGTCGCCAAGCTGGACGGGCTGCGGGCGCTCGGCTTCACCGCCTTCCAGCTGCAGTTCCTGGACGTCTCCTACGACGAGTGGCACTGCGGCGACGACCGCTCCAAGTACGGCACCGGTCCGGCCGCCGCCGCCAAGGCGCAGGCCGAGCTGGCGGCCAAGGTGCAGGACCGGCTGATCGCGAAGCACCCGGGGCTGGCGCCGCTGTCCGTGGTGCCGACCGAGTACCACCAGCAGGGCTCCACGCCGTACCGCAAGGCGCTGGCGGCGGCGCTGCCGGCGGGCGTGCAGGTGGCCTGGAGCGGTGTCGGGGTGATCCCGGAGAAGATCACGGGCGCTCAGGCCGCCGAGACCGCCGAGCTGTACGGGCACCCGCTGGTCACCATGGACAACTACCCGGTGAACGACGCCAACCCGGACCGGCTCTTCCTCGGCGCCTACACCGGCCGGGACGCCGAGGTCGCCACCCGGTCGGCCGTCATGCTGACCGGTGCGATGGAGCAGCCGGTGGCCTCGCGGATCGCCCTGGCGACCGCCGGGGACTTCGCCTGGAACCCGGGCGGGTACAAGCCGGAGGACTCCTGGCAGGCCGCGCTGCGCTCGCTGGCGGGCCCGGCCGGCGCCACCGCCGCCCCGGCCGGGGCGGTCCTGGCCTCCGTCACCGCGCTGGCCGGCAACAGCTCCTCCTCGCCGCTGTCCAAGGAGGAGTCCGGCTACCTCAACCCGCTGCTGGAGCGGTTCTGGGCGACCGCCGAGCCGAACGCCGGCGCGGCGCCCGACCTCGCCCGGCTGATAGAGGCGGCGGCCCCGCTGCGGGAGTCCTTCGCCGCGATGGCGGGCGCCCAGCAGACCCTGAGCGCCACCCCGGCCACCGCCCCGCTGGCCGCCGAGGCCGGCGCCTGGCTGGCCCCGCTGCGCGACTACGGCCTGGCCGGCCAGGCGGCGCTGGACATGCTGCTGGCCCAGCGCGGCGGCGACGGCGCGGCGGCCTGGCGGGCCCGGGTGGAGCTCAACAAGCTGCGCGAGCAGCTCGCCCAGAGCCCGGCGACGGTCGGGGCGGGCGTGCTCGGCCCGTTCCTGGAGCGCGCCGTGCGGGCCGCCGACAACTGGGCCGGCGTGGTCGGCGGCGGGGCCGCCCCGACCACCACCCTGGGCACCGCGCACGACCACCTGCCGGCGCTGATGACCGACGGCGTGGCCGACACCTTCTACTGGAGCTCGGCGCCGCCGCAGCCCGGCGACTCGGTGGGCCTCGACCTCGGCGGCGGCCGCCCGGTCGGCAGCGTCACCGTGCTGATGGGCTCCTGGGGCAGCGGCCCGGACGGCCAGAACGCGCTGGACGACTACATCCACGACGGGGTGCTGGAGTACTCCACCGGCGAGGGCGGCTGGAAGCAGCTCGCCCAGGTGAGGAACCAGAAGAGCGTCACCGCCCAGCTGCCCGGCGGGGCGGTCGTGCGCGGGGTGCGGCTGCGGGCCACCGCCGCCCAGAAGACGGCCGTCGCGGTCCGCGAGTTCACCGTGACCGCGCCGGACGAGGCCCCGGCCAGTGTCACCGGCGGCCCGGCCGCGCTGCCCGGCGCCTCGGCCGGCGCCGTGCTGGACGGCAACCCGGACACCGCCTACCGGGCGGCCACCGCGCCGACCGCCGCCGACGAGCCGCTCACCGTCGAGCTGGGCGCGGCCCGGCCGCTGGACCGGCTGACCGTCCTCACCGACCCGACCGTGCGGGCCTCGGCCACCGTCTCGGTGCGGCGCGCCGACGGCAGCTGGGCGGAGATCGGCACCGTGCAGCCCGGCTACAACGAGCTGCCGGCCGGCGGCCAGAGCGCGGACGCCTTCCGGCTGGCCTGGAAGCCCGGCGGGGAGCCGCCGGTCGTCAACCAGGTGATCCCCTGGTACGCGGACGCCCCGGCCGCCCGGCTGAGCCTGGCCGACGCCGCGCTGGACGTGGTGACCGGCGCGGCCGCGCCGGTGCAGGCCCGCGCGATGATCGAGGCGGGCCGGCCGGAGGGCGCGGTGGGCGAGCTGCGCACCGAGGTGCCGGCCGTGGCCAAGGGCCTGACCGTGGCGCCGGCCTCCGGGGTGAGCGTGCCGCGCGGCGGCCGGGTGGGCGTGCCGCTGCTGATCAGCGCCGCGCCGGGGACGCCGTCCGGCACCTACCAGGTGCCGGTGCAGTTCGTGACCGGCTCGACCACCGTGCGGCAGGTGCTGCAGGTGCACGTGGTGCCGCCGACCGGCGGCCCGGACCTCGCCGGTACCGCGAAGGCCGCCTCCTCGGCCGACGAGACCTCGGCCTTCCCCGCCTCGGCGGTGGCCGACGGCGACCCGAAGAGCCGCTGGTCCTCCCCCGCCAAGGACGACGCCTGGGTCCAGCTGGAGCTGCCGAAGGCCGCCCACCTGGGCTCGGCGGTGCTGCACTGGCAGGCCGCGTACGCCTCCTCGTACAAGATCCAGGCCTCGGCGGACGGCGTCTCCTGGACGACGGTGGCGACGGTCGACGACGGCAAGGGCGGCAACGAGACGGTGCGGTTCGACGCGCCGGACGCGAAGTTCCTGCGGGTCCAGGGCGTCGCCCGGGCGACCAAGTACGGCTACTCGCTCTGGGGCGTGGAGCTGTACGCCGTCACCGACCCGGCGACGGCCGGGCAGCCGGCCACGACACCGGGCACCCCGGCGGTACCGGCCACGCCCGCGGTGCCGGCCGCCCCGCCCGCGACCACCGCACCGGTGACGCCGTCCGGATCGCCCTCGCAGAAGCCGTAG
- the malQ gene encoding 4-alpha-glucanotransferase translates to MPAQDAPPPPAELVALAQAYGVDTALQPSARTLVAVLAALGVEAGTPEAARVALERHRAGQRARLLPPCVVVRAGRRTALDVPADARLSVELEDGGVWELPRGHSHWLPADLPLGRHRLSAVTDGTRQDAHLIVAPERLPQLPGRGWGFLAQLYSVLSDRSWGMGDLADLAELTQWAGSLGAGFVQINPLHAGLPGTPSDPSPYRPSSRRFADPVHLRVEAVPGYAYLTGELRAEAEELGRRAARLRAEVLGHDGLIDRDAVWALKRRALELLHEVEPGTGARAAYEAYRRREGEWLERYALWNALAEVHGADWHAWPKGLRHPDSPHVVLAAEELADRVEFHRWLAWQVDRQLAGAQQAARTAGMAVGLIHDLAVGVHPDGADAWALQDALGGGISVGAPPDAFNAHGQDWGLPPWRPDALAASGYAPYAELLRSAARHAGAIRIDHVMGLFRLWWVPAGHPPTEGAYVHYDAEAMLGVLALEAHRAGTAVIGEDLGTVEPGVREELAARGVLGTSVLWFERDWQAEGEILPPERWRPGSLATLTTHDLPSTAARLTGEHVELRHRLGLLARSLDEEQAQAAAELAEWRAELTRLGLLAEGEELSAAALYRFLRATPAELVGLWLPDLVGDPRPQNLPGTWDQYPNWRLPVADGSGRPVTLDELAAAPAAQALTGVLRAAGGQARKADPAERGDVSGG, encoded by the coding sequence GTGCCCGCGCAGGACGCGCCGCCGCCTCCCGCCGAGCTGGTCGCGCTGGCGCAGGCGTACGGGGTGGACACGGCCCTCCAGCCGTCGGCGCGGACCCTGGTGGCGGTGCTGGCCGCGCTGGGCGTGGAGGCGGGCACGCCGGAGGCGGCCCGGGTGGCGCTGGAGCGCCACCGGGCCGGGCAGCGGGCCCGGCTGCTGCCGCCCTGCGTGGTGGTGCGGGCGGGGCGGCGGACGGCGCTGGACGTGCCGGCGGACGCCCGGCTCAGCGTCGAGCTGGAGGACGGCGGCGTCTGGGAGCTGCCGCGCGGGCACTCGCACTGGCTGCCCGCCGACCTGCCGCTCGGGCGGCACCGGCTCAGCGCGGTGACCGACGGCACGCGCCAGGACGCCCATCTGATCGTCGCCCCGGAGCGGCTGCCGCAACTCCCCGGCCGCGGCTGGGGCTTCCTCGCGCAGCTCTACTCCGTGCTCTCCGACCGCTCCTGGGGCATGGGCGACCTCGCCGACCTCGCCGAACTCACCCAGTGGGCCGGGAGCCTCGGCGCGGGCTTCGTGCAGATCAACCCGCTGCACGCGGGGCTGCCGGGCACGCCCTCCGACCCGTCCCCCTACCGGCCCTCCTCGCGCCGCTTCGCCGACCCCGTCCACCTGCGGGTCGAGGCGGTACCCGGGTACGCGTACCTGACGGGCGAGCTGCGGGCCGAGGCCGAGGAGCTGGGCCGGCGCGCCGCCCGGCTGCGCGCCGAGGTGCTGGGCCACGACGGACTGATCGACCGGGACGCCGTCTGGGCGCTCAAGCGCCGCGCCCTGGAGCTGCTGCACGAGGTGGAGCCCGGCACGGGCGCCCGGGCCGCCTACGAGGCCTACCGGCGGCGGGAGGGCGAGTGGCTGGAGCGGTACGCGCTCTGGAACGCCCTCGCCGAGGTGCACGGCGCCGACTGGCACGCCTGGCCGAAGGGGCTGCGCCATCCGGACAGCCCGCACGTCGTCCTCGCCGCCGAGGAGCTGGCGGACCGCGTGGAGTTCCACCGCTGGCTCGCCTGGCAGGTCGACCGGCAGCTCGCCGGGGCCCAGCAGGCCGCGCGCACCGCCGGCATGGCCGTCGGACTGATCCACGACCTCGCCGTCGGCGTCCACCCCGACGGCGCCGACGCCTGGGCGCTCCAGGACGCGCTGGGCGGCGGCATCTCGGTCGGCGCCCCGCCGGACGCCTTCAACGCCCACGGCCAGGACTGGGGCCTGCCGCCCTGGCGTCCGGACGCCCTGGCCGCCTCCGGCTACGCCCCGTACGCGGAGCTGTTGCGCTCGGCGGCCCGGCACGCGGGGGCGATCCGGATCGACCACGTGATGGGCCTGTTCCGGCTCTGGTGGGTGCCGGCCGGCCACCCGCCGACCGAGGGCGCCTACGTCCACTACGACGCCGAGGCGATGCTGGGCGTGCTGGCCCTGGAGGCGCACCGGGCCGGCACGGCGGTGATCGGCGAGGACCTCGGCACCGTGGAGCCGGGCGTCCGCGAGGAGCTGGCGGCGCGCGGCGTCCTGGGCACCTCGGTGCTCTGGTTCGAGCGGGACTGGCAGGCCGAGGGCGAGATCCTGCCCCCGGAGCGCTGGCGGCCGGGCAGCCTGGCCACCCTGACCACCCACGACCTCCCGAGCACCGCGGCCCGGCTGACCGGCGAGCACGTGGAGCTGCGCCACCGGCTCGGCCTGCTCGCCAGGTCGCTCGACGAGGAGCAGGCGCAGGCGGCGGCCGAGCTGGCCGAGTGGCGGGCCGAGCTGACCCGGCTGGGCCTGCTGGCCGAGGGCGAGGAGCTCTCGGCGGCGGCGCTGTACCGCTTCCTGCGGGCCACCCCGGCCGAGCTGGTCGGCCTCTGGCTGCCCGACCTGGTGGGGGACCCGCGCCCGCAGAACCTGCCCGGCACCTGGGACCAGTACCCCAATTGGCGGCTGCCGGTCGCGGACGGCTCCGGCCGCCCGGTGACGCTGGACGAGCTGGCCGCCGCCCCGGCCGCACAGGCCCTGACCGGCGTTCTGCGGGCCGCCGGCGGGCAGGCCCGAAAGGCCGACCCCGCCGAGCGCGGCGACGTAAGCGGCGGGTAA